A genomic stretch from Microbacterium proteolyticum includes:
- a CDS encoding ParA family protein, protein MFHVKQSGEASSSFSLDDSPIAREIADLSARRRALEAVEVELSGRTRILTVSNQKGGVGKTTTAVNMAAALASIGARVLVIDLDPQGNASTALGVAHHADTPSIYDVLINEVPLVDIVQTSPESPRLLCAPSTIHLAGAEIELVSQVAREHRLRGALRDYLAIEDNHLDFVIIDCPPSLGLLTINAFTAADEVMIPIQCEYYALEGLSQLLGSVQMIQKHLNPTLHVSTILLTMYDGRTRLAQQVADEVRSHFTREVLETVIPRSVRVSEAPSFGQTVIAYDGQSAGAIAYREAAVEIVARDTTEKDS, encoded by the coding sequence GTGTTTCACGTGAAACAGTCCGGTGAGGCGTCATCCTCGTTTTCGCTCGATGACTCCCCCATCGCCCGTGAGATCGCCGATCTGTCCGCGCGACGACGCGCGCTCGAGGCGGTCGAGGTCGAGCTCAGCGGACGAACACGCATCCTGACCGTGTCCAATCAGAAGGGCGGGGTCGGTAAGACGACGACAGCGGTGAACATGGCCGCAGCGCTCGCGTCGATCGGTGCTCGCGTGCTGGTGATCGATCTCGATCCGCAGGGGAATGCGTCCACAGCGCTCGGCGTCGCACACCACGCGGATACCCCCAGCATCTACGACGTGCTCATCAATGAGGTTCCCCTCGTCGACATCGTCCAGACGAGCCCGGAAAGCCCCCGGCTTCTGTGTGCGCCCAGCACCATCCACCTCGCCGGCGCGGAGATCGAACTCGTTTCGCAGGTCGCACGTGAGCACCGCCTCCGCGGCGCCCTCCGCGACTACCTCGCCATCGAGGACAACCATCTCGACTTCGTCATCATCGATTGCCCTCCGTCACTCGGCTTGCTGACGATCAACGCGTTCACCGCAGCGGACGAGGTCATGATCCCGATCCAGTGCGAGTACTACGCGCTGGAGGGTCTCAGTCAGCTCCTCGGCAGCGTGCAGATGATCCAGAAGCACCTCAACCCGACTCTTCATGTGTCGACGATCCTGCTCACGATGTATGACGGGCGCACGCGGCTGGCCCAGCAGGTCGCCGACGAGGTCCGGTCGCACTTCACACGTGAGGTGCTCGAGACGGTCATTCCCCGATCGGTTCGCGTGTCCGAAGCGCCGAGCTTCGGACAGACTGTCATCGCCTACGATGGCCAGTCGGCGGGCGCGATCGCCTACCGCGAAGCCGCGGTCGAGATCGTCGCTCGCGACACCACCGAGAAGGATTCCTGA